TGGTGCTCCTCGAAGTTGAGCAGGGCGTTGGGGTCGTGAATCAGGACGTTGGTATCGAGCACATACAGGATTGGCTGGTTGGAGGAAGGGTTGCGTCCTTGGTCATCCATACTCGGTCACCTTATGTGAAAGCCACACGGCGCGAACGGCTGCGCCGCAGAGTGACTGCCGTTTTCCCCGTATCCGCGTCGTTACGGGCGGGGAGCTCACCTGGCGAGGGGGGCGTGGATGACGCCACCTGTTTTGCAGGGTTCGGCTGTCTGACTCCTTGATACCGCAAAAACCATGACCGAAAAAAGACTTTTTACGCTTGGGTGAAGTTTATTTTTCGGATTGACGAACAGGGCTTGGCGTGGGGGCATGGCAGGACTACGCTCAGGGATCAGGTGGCTGTAGTTCGGGCTCGTTTCCTGGTGATGGCCGCAAGGTGCCTGCCGAAACAGGTGCAGCCCCCATGAGATCGAGCGCCGCTCGCGGCGCATCGCAGATGAATCCGCTCCTACAGGCTATGGTTGCCCGGCGCGATATTTCGGTTACCGCCACTGTAGGAGCGGATTCATCCGCGATGCACCGCGCAAGCGGTGCTAGGACCCGGAGCACCAAGACTTCACCAACCCTATTCCCGCACCCCATACTCCCGGCAATTCTCCCACCCGATCCCGCTCTGCGCCGTATGCTGCAACAACCACTCCACCGCCGGCTGCGCCTTGGGCTGGTTGTCATGGAACTGGATCACGCCCTTGCGCCACAGCAGCATCAAGGTCAGCACCCGCTGCGCCGACGCCTCGGCGGTCAACGGCCCATCATCCTGCGCATCGATATCCCACAACGAAACCTGTAACTGCTGGCTGACCATGAACCCCTCGCCATCGCCGCGCCTCTGCCCGTAAGGCGGGCGGAACAACGGCACATACTGCTCCGGCAGATCGGCTTGGACCCGCGCCTGGGCACGGCGCAACGAGTCCTGCCAGCCCTGCCACTGGGCATGGGAACGGTATTCCCAACCCTGGATCCCCACGCACTGCCCCGCATAGAGCTCGACCAGCGGGCCGGCATCACGGCGTTGCTGCAGTCGGTTGCCAAGCACGAAAAAGATACCGTCGAGCTTCTGCCGACGCAGGTAGTCAGCCACGACATCGGTGCTACCACCTTCAGGGCCCGGGCCACCGGCAAAGGTCAGGAGGAACATCCGGTCGTTCAGTTCATCGCCATTGCGCTCACGGCTGGAGAGCTTCTCCACCTCGCTGGAGGTCTGCGGATATACAGCCGCCTTGCGCAGTTGCTCGTCCAGGTAGCGGGTGTGGAACTGGTGGCTCGGCTCGATCCAACCGGTGTAGAACGTGCCGACATCGCCGGCGAACGAGGCGGCTTGCATGCGCAAGTCAGCCATGGACTCCACCGGATAGCAGAACGACGCGTCCTGCTCGCAGCTCTGCTGCGCCTGCTGGTAGCCCTGCCACAACCGCTGCCACATGCGCGCCCTCACGGCACGAACGGTCGGCAGGTTGACCTGGCGCAGGCCCAAGCGCGCGGCCAGGGCGCTTTCATCGAGCATTTCGTTTTCATGCAGCACCCGGGCAAAGGACAGGATCTCGGCGCGCGACGCCACGTCGAACAGCACCGGGCTGTCCAACTGCTCCGGCCACAGGCCGCGATCGAAACTGACGAAGTCCGCAGGGGCGGCCTGGGCGCCCAGGCTCAACAGGCCGGCGAACAGGGCGAAAGCGATACGCACGATGAACGTTCTCCACGAATGCATGGCGCGCACTATAGCGCGGCGCCCACCGATGTTCCGTGACTATCGTCGCCATAGTTTGGCGTTGCGCCACCAGCCCCGTAGAATTCGCCCGACGATTCCAGGAGCCGACCCGATGCTGACGGTGATTTCCCCCGCCAAGACCCTCGACTACGACACCCCGCCGGTCACCCAACGCCACACCCTGCCTCAGTACCTGGACGATTCCCAGGCACTGATCCTGCAACTGCGCGAACTGTCGCCGGCGCAGATCAGCGAACTGATGCACCTGTCCGACAAGCTCGCCGGCCTCAACGCCGCGCGCTTTGGCAGCTGGACCCCGGACTTCACCCCGGCCAACGCCAAGCAGGCGCTGTTGGCTTTCAAGGGCGATGTATATACCGGGCTCGACGCCGAAAGCCTGGGCGAGGATGACTTCACCTACGCCCAGGACCACCTGCGCATGCTGTCGGGCCTGTACGGCCTGCTGCGCCCGCTCGACCTGATGCAGCCCTACCGCCTGGAGATGGGCACCAAACTGGCCAACGCGCGCGGCAAGGACCTCTATGCGTTCTGGGGCACGCGCATCAGCGAGTGGTTGAACCAGGCCCTGGCCGACCAGGGCGACGACGTGCTGCTCAACCTGGCCAGCAATGAGTATTTCAGCGCGGTGAAGAAGAGCGCCCTCAAGGCGCGGGTGATCGACGTCGACTTCAAGGACCTGAAGAACGGCCAGTACAAGATCATCAGCTTCTACGCCAAGAAGGCCCGCGGGATGATGAGCCGTTTCGTGATCCAGGAGCGGATCAACGATCCCGAGCAGCTCAAGCGATTCGATGTGCAGGGTTACTACTACAGCCCCGAGCAGTCGAAGCCGGACCACCTGGTGTTCCTGCGCGATCACGCCGAATAACCCCCTCCCCTCCTTTGTAGGAGCCAGCCTTGCTGGCGAACAGCCACTAATTGGTGGTGACGCGTTCACCAGCAAGGCTGGCTCCTGCAATCAATACAAAACGCCAATACTTGGGCGCCATAAAACCAGCACGTCTCTTCTTATCGCAAAACGCCATAAGACCGTTCGTAGTTTTTTGACGAATTTTGAAAATTTTTTTCGCATGCTGGCCTAAGACCATCCCACCTCGACTTCCCCCTTTATATACGGGGGTGAAACTGTCTCGTGCTATCAGTTTGAAAGTATTTTCCCCTGAAGAAATATTTAGAAATCTTTCATCTCGGCGCAACTCACCCCGGAACTTCTACTGCGCTTCCTCGCTCATAGCACCCGTAACGAGTTTCAAGCGCCAAGCGTAAGAGATGACTTACAGATGACAGATGCTCGGTACTACACCGAACTTCAAAAACTTCAGAGGTGGCAATGGATATGCCGTACAGCGAACGCCAGGAAGGCCGAACGCAACCTTTAATGACCGTCCTAGTGGTTGATTTCAAAGGATTTATCCACTTGAAAAAACAAGCACAGCAGCGCGGTAAATAGCGCACTGCAATAAAGACGGCTGCATTTCAGGGCACGTCATTTAAATACTGGCCTTTGACTACCAACTTCGAGCGCACAACTTTCTGCGCTCCGGATTTATTCATGCCTGCGTTCGGTGAAGTGTCATTTCGCCATGAATCCGTTCGCCCAGTAATTGTTGGTCAATCAACCCGATCGGCTCTTCCGCGAAGGGCTGGCGTGATAAACACACGAGGTGATTACGATGCGTATCAGCATCTTTGGTTTGGGTTATGTGGGTGCGGTGTGTGCGGGCTGCCTGTCGGCACGCGGCCATGACGTGATCGGTGTGGACGTGTCCAGCACCAAGATCGACCTGATCAACCAGGGCAAGTCGCCCATCGTCGAACCGGGCCTCGAAGCGCTGCTGCAACAGGGCATCGCCAATGGACGCCTGCGTGGCACCACCGACTTCGCCGAAGCCATCCGCGCCAGCGACGTGTCGATGATCTGCGTGGGTACGCCAAGCAAGAAGAACGGCGACCTGGGCCTGGAATACATCGAGTCGGTGTGCCGCGAGATCGGCTTCGTGCTGCGCGACAGCACCCGCCGCCACACCATCGTCGTGCGCAGCACCGTGCTGCCAGGCACCGTCAAGAACGTGGTGATCCCGATCCTCGAGGACTGCTCGGGCAAGAAGGCCGGCGTCGACTTCGGTGTGGCAGTCAACCCCGAGTTCCTGCGCGAAAGCACCGCGATCAAAGACTACGACCAGCCACCGATGACCGTCATCGGCGAACTGGACAGCGCCAGCGGCGACGTGCTGCAGGCCCTGTACGAAGAACTGGACGCGCCGATCATCCGCAAGCCGATCGAAGTGGCCGAGATGATCAAGTACACCTGCAACGTCTGGCACGCCACCAAGGTTACCTTCGCCAACGAGATCGGCAACATCGCCAAGGCAGTGGGCGTCGATGGCCGCGAGGTGATGGATGTGGTCTGCCAGGACAAGGCGCTGAACCTGTCGCAGTACTACATGCGTCCGGGCTTCGCCTTCGGCGGCTCGTGCCTGCCGAAAGACGTGCGCGCCCTCACCTACCGCGCCGCCAGCCTAGACGTGAAGGCGCCGC
This genomic stretch from Pseudomonas entomophila harbors:
- a CDS encoding polysaccharide deacetylase family protein yields the protein MRIAFALFAGLLSLGAQAAPADFVSFDRGLWPEQLDSPVLFDVASRAEILSFARVLHENEMLDESALAARLGLRQVNLPTVRAVRARMWQRLWQGYQQAQQSCEQDASFCYPVESMADLRMQAASFAGDVGTFYTGWIEPSHQFHTRYLDEQLRKAAVYPQTSSEVEKLSSRERNGDELNDRMFLLTFAGGPGPEGGSTDVVADYLRRQKLDGIFFVLGNRLQQRRDAGPLVELYAGQCVGIQGWEYRSHAQWQGWQDSLRRAQARVQADLPEQYVPLFRPPYGQRRGDGEGFMVSQQLQVSLWDIDAQDDGPLTAEASAQRVLTLMLLWRKGVIQFHDNQPKAQPAVEWLLQHTAQSGIGWENCREYGVRE
- the yaaA gene encoding peroxide stress protein YaaA; the encoded protein is MLTVISPAKTLDYDTPPVTQRHTLPQYLDDSQALILQLRELSPAQISELMHLSDKLAGLNAARFGSWTPDFTPANAKQALLAFKGDVYTGLDAESLGEDDFTYAQDHLRMLSGLYGLLRPLDLMQPYRLEMGTKLANARGKDLYAFWGTRISEWLNQALADQGDDVLLNLASNEYFSAVKKSALKARVIDVDFKDLKNGQYKIISFYAKKARGMMSRFVIQERINDPEQLKRFDVQGYYYSPEQSKPDHLVFLRDHAE
- a CDS encoding nucleotide sugar dehydrogenase; the protein is MRISIFGLGYVGAVCAGCLSARGHDVIGVDVSSTKIDLINQGKSPIVEPGLEALLQQGIANGRLRGTTDFAEAIRASDVSMICVGTPSKKNGDLGLEYIESVCREIGFVLRDSTRRHTIVVRSTVLPGTVKNVVIPILEDCSGKKAGVDFGVAVNPEFLRESTAIKDYDQPPMTVIGELDSASGDVLQALYEELDAPIIRKPIEVAEMIKYTCNVWHATKVTFANEIGNIAKAVGVDGREVMDVVCQDKALNLSQYYMRPGFAFGGSCLPKDVRALTYRAASLDVKAPLLDSLMRSNESQVQNAFDIIESHDKRKVALLGLSFKAGTDDLRESPLVELAERLIGKGYELNIYDQNVQYARVHGANKDYIESKIPHVSSLLNADFDQVVNNAEIIVLGNRDEQFRALAQQAPEGKQVIDLVGFMSKPTCATSRTEGICW